One genomic segment of Intestinimonas butyriciproducens includes these proteins:
- a CDS encoding TraX family protein: MERYKKMDANTIKLIAVIAMTIDHVTWMIYPGYPKEFVPILLHIIGRLTCPIMCYFIAEGYHYTKNLNKYTVRLFLFAFISHFAYVFASMDFVNWKSFIPFYYGSVLNQTSVMWSLAWGLVMLRVVNSRSVQKNTVKVILIVLICLISFPSDWSCVANLCILAFGTNWGKFKTQMLWMVFYVAIYATVYFFAIDKVYGLLQMGIIFAIPIIRLYNGQRGNNEKLNRVMKWLFYLYYPLHLLIIGWIQYAR; encoded by the coding sequence ATGGAAAGATATAAGAAAATGGATGCAAATACAATCAAGTTAATTGCTGTTATTGCAATGACAATTGATCATGTTACATGGATGATCTATCCCGGCTATCCAAAAGAGTTTGTACCGATTTTGCTTCATATCATAGGCAGACTTACCTGCCCCATTATGTGTTACTTTATTGCGGAGGGGTATCACTATACTAAAAATTTGAACAAATACACGGTGCGGCTGTTTCTGTTTGCATTCATATCACACTTTGCCTATGTGTTTGCGTCGATGGATTTTGTCAATTGGAAGTCCTTTATTCCCTTTTACTACGGAAGTGTACTGAACCAGACAAGCGTCATGTGGTCGCTTGCATGGGGGTTGGTTATGCTTCGGGTGGTGAACAGCCGAAGCGTACAGAAAAATACAGTAAAAGTCATCCTTATCGTACTGATCTGCTTGATAAGCTTCCCCAGCGACTGGAGTTGTGTTGCAAATCTGTGTATTTTGGCGTTCGGAACAAATTGGGGAAAATTCAAAACACAAATGTTGTGGATGGTTTTCTATGTGGCGATTTATGCGACGGTGTATTTCTTTGCAATTGACAAAGTCTATGGGCTATTGCAGATGGGCATCATTTTTGCAATTCCAATTATCAGGCTATACAATGGCCAAAGAGGTAACAACGAGAAATTGAACCGTGTCATGAAATGGCTGTTTTACCTCTATTATCCGCTGCATCTTCTGATTATCGGGTGGATTCAATATGCGCGGTAA